From Carya illinoinensis cultivar Pawnee chromosome 5, C.illinoinensisPawnee_v1, whole genome shotgun sequence, one genomic window encodes:
- the LOC122311612 gene encoding uncharacterized CRM domain-containing protein At3g25440, chloroplastic-like, with protein MMFPLASIARGIIHRRESLHCFCRLLKNIPNLSALPAATSFTQSLSYSLCAGQRSCSAVEPLLEAPCILSPSRFSLEHRLNVFGFHTLGIWIHARYMGNASVELKTENDVVRFSIGKPGDNAFSRTEGKKKNKRVKISKRAKLNELRFYRLKAKKKMTSPNPEVRIRYKLEKAKRKEAWLIEMLRKFEVPKAPAETYDPEILTEEERHYFKRTGEKKKNYVPVGRRGVFGGVVLNMHLHWKKHETVKVICKPCKPGQVHVYAEELARLSKGIVIDIKANNVILFYRGKNYVQPKVMSPPDTLSKDKALEKYKYEQSLEHTSQFIEKLEEELEEYQKHLARYKKAKEDTPKDSVINT; from the exons ATGATGTTCCCTTTGGCTTCAATCGCACGAGGCATTATTCACAGAAg GGAATCTCTACATTGTTTCTGTCGTCTCCTGAAAAATATCCCAAATCTCTCAGCATTGCCTGCAGCAACTTCATTTACCCAGTCCCTTTCTTACAGTTTGTGTGCGGGCCAGAGAAGCTGCAGTGCAGTGGAGCCTCTTCTAGAAGCACCATGCATATTGTCTCCATCCAGATTTTCATTAGAACATAGATTAAATGTGTTTGGTTTCCATACTCTTGGAATTTGGATACATGCTAGGTACATGGGTAATGCATCAGTTGAGCTGAAGACAGAAAATGATGTTGTCCGGTTTTCAATTGGTAAGCCCGGTGATAATGCCTTTTCCAGAacagaaggaaagaagaagaacaaacgGGTCAAAATTTCTAAAAGGGCCAAACTGAATGAACTCAGATTCTATCGCCTGAAGGCCAAAAAGAAGATGACTTCTCCAAATCCAGAAGTTAGGATTAGATATAAACTTGAAAAG GCCAAACGAAAGGAAGCATGGTTGATTGAGATGTTGAGGAAATTTGAAGTTCCCAAAGCACCTGCTGAAACATATGATCCTGAAATCCTAACTGAAGAAGAAAGGCATTACTTTAAGCGAACTggtgagaaaaaaaagaactatgTCCCAGTTGGAAGACGTGGCGTTTTTGGAGGGGTTGTTCTAAACATGCATCTTCATTGGAAGAAGCACGAGACTGTAAAAGTAATATGCAAGCCATGCAAACCCGGACAGGTTCACGTATATGCTGAAGAGCTTGCTAGACTGAGCAAAGGAATTGTGATTGACATAAAAGCTAACAATGTTATACTTTTCTACCGGGGAAAGAATTATGTGCAGCCAAAAGTAATGTCACCTCCAGATACATTGTCTAAAGACAAG GCCTTGGAAAAGTACAAGTATGAGCAGTCACTTGAGCATACAAGTCAGTTCATTGAGAAATTGGAAGAAGAGCTAGAAGAGTATCAGAAGCACCTTGCTCGGTACAAGAAAGCAAAAGAGGACACACCAAAAGATTCTGTTATCAATACCTGA
- the LOC122311922 gene encoding L-type lectin-domain containing receptor kinase IX.1-like, translating to MVFHPPKLLRLFMFITIFLLFIIPCATQLFFNYSDFNQSINRIRLTGNASLLGSAAIQLTPNAVDNWGRATYTELLHIWEEPGKLADFNTSFSFIIDSEGKDSYSDGIVFFLTSPGFPDPQPTDGSGIGLLSRKQLGDSSFFDENKFVAVEFDTFRNDWDPPEPVNEHVGIIINGMRSQNYAPWDSVVTENRTYSASISYDSTTQNLSVTFTGFSNGVTPIQQRLSSIVNLTDYLPERVEFGFSSSTGSISELHTICSWSFNSTSPFLIHTSAVPKKNGDGSKRKLVLGLSVGGCILISGMGLAWLVYRKRKTKGGEEGDLSFVLSMDEEFERGTGPKKFSYEELVSATNNFAGENKLGEGGFGGVYKGFINELNSYVAVKRVSRESKQGIKEYASEVKSISQLRHRNLVQLTGWCHEKKDLLLVYEFMPNGSLDLHLFKGESLLTWVMRYNIAQGLAFALLYLHEEWEQCVLHRDIKSSNVMLDSSFNAKLGDFGLARLVDHEKGSQTTAVAGTMGYMAPECIISGRASKESDIYSFGIVLLEIACGRKPVETERRQDEVSLVEWVWQLYGMGKLVDAADPRLCGDFDEQQLERLMIAGLWCAHPDYNLRPSIRKVVHVLSSEGSLPVLAPEMPLLTYLPPPVSASASSTSTSENKHSQSASHSGSTRSSQVTSSAASSSSSALPHSHLVGTK from the coding sequence ATGGTGTTCCATCCTCCAAAGCTACTTCGTCTCTTCATGTTTATAACTATCTTCCTCCTTTTCATAATCCCTTGTGCAACTCAGCTATTCTTCAACTACTCGGATTtcaatcaatctataaacagaaTAAGGCTTACTGGAAACGCTTCTCTCTTAGGTTCAGCAGCCATCCAACTCACCCCAAATGCAGTGGACAACTGGGGTCGAGCCACATATACAGAACTGCTGCATATCTGGGAGGAACCCGGAAAACTCGCAGACTTCAATACCAGCTTCTCCTTTATCATTGACTCGGAAGGTAAAGACAGCTATTCAGATGGGATTGTATTCTTCCTCACAAGCCCCGGTTTCCCAGATCCTCAACCAACAGATGGCTCTGGCATTGGCCTTCTAAGCCGCAAACAGTTGGGAGACTCGAGTTTCTTCGATGAAAATAAATTCGTTGCAGTGGAGTTTGATACGTTTCGGAATGACTGGGACCCGCCCGAGCCTGTCAATGAACACGTTGGTATCATTATCAACGGTATGAGATCTCAGAACTATGCACCATGGGATAGTGTTGTTACCGAAAACCGAACATATAGTGCAAGTATTAGTTACGATTCCACCACGCAAAATCTCAGTGTCACCTTCACTGGGTTCAGTAATGGTGTCACCCCAATTCAACAACGCCTTTCTTCTATAGTCAACTTGACAGATTACCTGCCGGAACGGGTTGAATTTGGCTTCTCGTCATCGACGGGATCGATTTCCGAGTTGCATACTATTTGTTCTTGGTCTTTTAACTCCACATCACCTTTTCTGATACATACTTCGGCTGTACCAAAGAAGAACGGAGATGGAAGCAAGAGAAAATTGGTGCTGGGCTTGAGCGTGGGTGGATGCATTTTAATCAGTGGTATGGGGTTGGCTTGGCTTGTGTATAGAAAGAGGAAGACTAAAGGGGGAGAGGAAGGGGATTTAAGCTTTGTTCTTTCCATGGACGAGGAGTTTGAACGAGGTACAGGGCCAAAGAAGTTTTCCTACGAGGAATTGGTTTCTGCAACGAATAATTTTGCAGGGGAAAACAAGCTTGGAGAAGGAGGGTTCGGAGGGGTTTACAAAGGATTTATAAACGAGCTGAATTCCTACGTTGCTGTTAAGAGGGTATCAAGGGAATCTAAACAAGGGATAAAGGAGTATGCATCTGAGGTGAAGAGTATTAGTCAACTCAGGCACAGGAATTTAGTGCAACTCACTGGTTGGTGCCATGAGAAAAAAGATCTCCTGCTAGTTTATGAGTTCATGCCCAATGGCAGCTTAGatttgcatcttttcaaaggTGAAAGCTTGCTAACATGGGTGATGAGGTACAATATTGCCCAAGGCTTGGCATTCGCATTGCTATACTTGCATGAAGAATGGGAACAGTGTGTGTTGCATAGGGATATAAAGTCGAGTAACGTCATGTTGGATTCAAGTTTCAATGCAAAGCTTGGGGATTTCGGCTTGGCTAGGCTGGTGGATCATGAAAAAGGATCCCAAACCACAGCTGTGGCCGGGACCATGGGCTACATGGCCCCTGAATGTATTATATCAGGCAGGGCTAGCAAGGAATCAGATATATATAGTTTCGGGATTGTGCTTTTGGAGATAGCCTGTGGAAGGAAACCCGTTGAAACCGAGAGGAGGCAAGATGAAGTGAGTCTGGTAGAGTGGGTTTGGCAGCTTTATGGAATGGGAAAGCTTGTTGATGCAGCCGATCCCAGATTGTGTGGGGACTTCGATGAGCAGCAATTGGAACGGCTGATGATTGCTGGACTTTGGTGTGCTCACCCAGACTACAATCTCAGGCCTTCAATCAGGAAAGTCGTTCACGTGCTTAGTTCTGAAGGTTCATTGCCCGTTCTGGCACCAGAGATGCCCCTACTAACCTACCTTCCCCCCCCAGTTAGTGCATCTGCATCTTCAACTTCCACTTCCGAAAATAAGCACTCTCAATCTGCAAGCCATTCCGGTTCCACCAGGTCCTCACAGGTCACATCTTCTGcagcttcttcttcatcttctgcaCTTCCTCACTCGCACTTGGTTGGTACCAAGTAA